A segment of the Lolium perenne isolate Kyuss_39 chromosome 3, Kyuss_2.0, whole genome shotgun sequence genome:
AGAAAGGGATGGAGGGTTTCGTGGCCGTGGTGAGAGGTTCAGTGGGGAAAGGGGTGGAGGGTCTCGTGGCCGTAGTGAGAGGTTTAGTGGGGAAAGGTTCGACAAGCCGGATATGAGGCGGTGGAACAAGCAAGAGGATTGGGGCAGGAAGACGTGGAAGGAGGCAGGGGAGTCGACAGTGCCGACGATGGTTGGGGAGGGAGTTTACGGCGTTGGGCCGGTACTTGCAGCTCTCACGGCCGGGAGGAGGGAGTTTTATGCATTGTACACACAGGAAGGGATGGATTTGAGcaggagcaacaagaagaagaaggacaagaaaGCGATTGAGAAGGTGCTGCTAATGGCAGAGACTATGGGACTTAAAGTTGTCGAGGCGTCAAAGCATGACCTCAACATGGTGGTGGATAATCGACCACATCAAGGTCTGGTGCTCGATGCATCACCCTTGGAAATGGTGAATACTAAGGAGTTGGATCGAGTTAGGGTGGATGGTGGAAAGGCACCAGTTTGGATAGCTTTGGATGAGGTTATGGATCCTCAGAATTTGGGAGCCATAATTAGGTCAGCCTACTTCTTTGGTGCGGAGGGTGTTGTGTTGTGCGCTAAGAACTCTGCTCCATTAAGTGGAGTAGTGAGCAAAGCTAGTGCAGGCTCGCTTGAGTTGATCGAGCTGCTTTCCTGCAGGAACATGATGCAGTTTCTGTCTTCATCAGCTGAAAATGGGTGGCGAGTTCTTGGTGGTACCGTTGCTCCTAAAGCTATACCTCTCTCTGAAGTTACCACAGGGGAACCAACAATTCTTGTGTTGGGCAGTGAAGGCACTGGTCTGAGGCCCCTGGTTGAGCGATCCTGCACACATTTGGTCAAAATTGCTGGTAATGGTGCTGGATTTGTTGTAGGAGAAGGATCAGATGGTAATGGTGATGGATTTGTTGCAGGAGAAGAAACAGATGGTAATGGTGATGGAGTTGCTGTAGGAGAAGAAATAGATGCCACAGATGCAGATATAGGGGAAGAAGGTGATAATTATACAGGCAATCAAGATATGAAGTCATTCCTTGCGGTAGAGAGCTTAAATGTTAGTGTTGCAGCAGGAGTTTTGCTTTATCATCTGGCTGGAAAGAATGTCCCCCCTGTAAGTGAGAAGCCTAGCACCTCTCTTGTGTAAGGATGTTCCATGTTTCATGAATACTACAATTATTGACGTTCTCCTTTACCACCATTAATGGTGGACTTAATTTTCTGTTGCATGCTTTGCATTTTTCTGGTCCAACTAACTATTTCTCACATAGGTAGGTTTGAGGACAACTGGTTTGAGAAATACTTATCTATTTCAACAGGCTGAGTCAGATTCTATGCTGCGGTAACTATCATACCTTAGGGGCAAGGTGTGGCTCGCCACTCCAGTGTGTCTTAACAAGTGTGGCTTGCCACTCCAGTATGTCTTAACAAGTGTGGCAGGATTTGTCAAAAGCTATATCTATGGCACATGGGTCATATGGATGAAAAAGTGTGGCAAGATATAGTAGCTAGAAACCAAACGCACAGCTAAAAACTCTGCCGTGCCTAAAGTTAGGTGTGGCATCTTGTGTTTGAGAACGAAAGCAGAATATCATGCTAGTCTACTACTACTAGCATGTTTGTGACATATCTATAGGTTCACATCTCCTCAAATACGTTCATGCACTGGTTTGGCTTCGTTTTTCTGGAGTGACCCATTCTAGTAACAGTATTCTTCTGGTAAACGTTAGATGCATTCTTTATGTGGCTCCAGACATTGTACAAGTGGGCTGTCCATTCTTACAAGTTACAACACATGAAAGTG
Coding sequences within it:
- the LOC127343797 gene encoding uncharacterized protein, with translation MLHSGLSKSQPLPLLAGASSPRRALLAGLLRAGYFSKSATSSPVLRPTTTTGSRAGPRAAAAAGDPSRFGLRPRVSFSTAPDGNSDSVGRERPLPWLAAANVGSSGGVPTARTSAGRSSSWETSADKFFSKGDQGARVETLEDSVPYKERGIGLEENEPIDNPKWGRIKDKFRRDVSRDGGSRGRGERFGGERYEGSFGRDERFSEERDGGSGGRGESGERDGGFRGRSEKFSGERDGGYRGRGERFSGERDGGYRGRGERFSGERDGGFRGRGERFSGERDGGFRGRGERFSGERGGGSRGRSERFSGERFDKPDMRRWNKQEDWGRKTWKEAGESTVPTMVGEGVYGVGPVLAALTAGRREFYALYTQEGMDLSRSNKKKKDKKAIEKVLLMAETMGLKVVEASKHDLNMVVDNRPHQGLVLDASPLEMVNTKELDRVRVDGGKAPVWIALDEVMDPQNLGAIIRSAYFFGAEGVVLCAKNSAPLSGVVSKASAGSLELIELLSCRNMMQFLSSSAENGWRVLGGTVAPKAIPLSEVTTGEPTILVLGSEGTGLRPLVERSCTHLVKIAGNGAGFVVGEGSDGNGDGFVAGEETDGNGDGVAVGEEIDATDADIGEEGDNYTGNQDMKSFLAVESLNVSVAAGVLLYHLAGKNVPPVSEKPSTSLV